A window of Magallana gigas chromosome 8, xbMagGiga1.1, whole genome shotgun sequence genomic DNA:
aaaagcattttttaaatagaaatattcaaattcgatatgatatatgtacaaacaATTCATACAgttggtacatgtaaatgtaaatacccATAAATGATTGCTTGAACCAGAAATTATTCTTTCCTGAATAAAAATCAACTCTCGTCAGTTCTTTAAGAACTTTGATTTGTGATGCTTTAACTGGGTTGGAAAATATGATGAAACAGCTCACAAAGGCGAGCAGTACAGGCCTCACAGCAAGCTATCTACATTTACAACGAAAACAAATATTCTGATAGACTAAGAATATTCAATATCTTTTCAATAACTGtatgatttaaaatcaaaatttctgcAAAAACCACCTTATCATATTGCTTATTCAGTATGTCCAATTTTCAATCttagaaatatttttgacattgcatttatatatttacGTGGATTCTCTAATAACAGAACAGTGTTactaaataaaaccaaaaattgGAGTTAGGGCTTaagtttcattatttttgtatGATAATTTAGATGCTTATTATTGGTTTCTAACCCTATAGGCCTAAAATACCTTTCTAAAGAGCACAAAATATGATGCAATTTTACCACGTGAACGTGGGTATACATATAGATAGACTACAGGTATATGTAGCCCAACGTTTCTGTAACCGATCTACATTCATGCCTATGCATTAAACATGGAGAAGCTCATACGTCTTCCATATCAGGCCGACTTTTAAAAGACACATTCATCCATCATTATTGAATGTATCATCGAAGAGAAATCAAGATATAGATTTTTGtgaattgaaaagaaaatggGTACCGCAGAAGAAAATGGGCTTGAAGCAAAATATGAGCGAGACAATTACGTTGAAAAAGGAACTGGGTTTGAAACGGGGAAAATGATTAAAGATGAAGAAAAGAATAATCTGGTTGTTGAGATTGAAACAGATCCGAAGCAGCATATCTTGTATAAGGCAGGGGATCACCCACCGATTTATCTAACCATTTTCTGTGGTTTTCAggtaatatatcttttttttagtcCACCGGAATCTGTATCATTTAGTCATTGTATATTGTAAAGAAAACTAGGATTAAATGCACCGATGCATAGTAACAGAGTTTGCAAtgctgtagaagcagaaatattcgttgagaaTTATTTTCGTTATCACCATAAATCAACGAAActaaatccatgacgaatttttaatcaaaatattaatgaatacaaagaaattacGATATGGCGAAACTAAATGCCAACGGAATTTTATTTGGTACAAAAACAACGAAgttttgacccaacgaaaatatgtgcttctacagtatgtaACTAGCCGTAAGTAAGGTCAAGTAATAATTACGACACATTCCATTCTGACGGTTAACACTGAAGAaaatgggtgaataaggcgtgtataATGCCTACATAAGGACAGATAAGATactgtaaaattatcaacaaatctgATAATCGctttttaaagctattaattacaatgtatatttaacattatatcTATTAGTAatctttaaatatgttaaatacttggaatatgttgatttAAACCAGAGTATGCGTGTTAAAACTTCCATCTAGTGTCATTTTTAAGAACTTCACTGCGTTTTCTTTTATAGTTAGGGTCGGTCCAAGCTCCAtatatcttgcttgtaactcaatATTCACTCTCAAACTTTGACATAGTATTATAAATACCCATATTAACCATATTAGACAatataaatggaaaaataaaatatgaaatttaagcTCAAATTTTGTCCAGGTCCCTTTAAGCAAAATTGTAAGATAACCTCTGAAAAGACGatcaatgtaaaacaaaagatCTTTTCAACTATTATCTTGTAAAATACTCtgtaaagatttttattttgtccCACAGCACACTTTAGTCTCGCTTTCTAATGTGATGGCAGTTTCTCTTTTGGTATCCGACGTCACCTGTGCAAATCTGGATGACGACATCAAGTCCACCCTTCTTAGCTCTACAATGTTGATGTCTGGTGTCTGTACAGTTATGATGTGTCTGTTAGGTTCCAggtaaatctctctctctctctctctctctctctctctctctctctgtgtgtgtgtgtgtgtgtgtatctCACAACGTGTGATTACATGTAGAATCAGTATTTACTATCATTTCATTATTCTTCCGTAGACTTCCTTTGTTCCAAGGCGCTGCTTCAGAATTTTTGATTCCTTTGCTTGCAATGCAGGTTTTAGATAAATCAAAGTGTGATTTTCCAGCAAAAATTTATATAGGTATGAATATACTTTTAATCaccaaaaaaacattttctggaaGTGTACACTCGTGTTGTCGTTtttttgttggggttttttttttgggggggggggggggttgtttggtttttatttgttgtggtattttttttttgttttgttttcttttttcaaaattgtattttgacaGAGCAGTTTTATCTCGGAGTAAGTATTTTAGACAAATATTtattacaagtaaattttatcTCCTTTTATTCGGTGTATCATTTTAGACACAAACTCTACGATAACAAACACGTCTGGTATACATCTTGATCAACATAGCGAGTTTATACTGAAGAATATTCGAGAGGTGAGCATCTTTCATttgtttatgtacatatatcaagATTTAAGCAGATAAACGTTACaaactgtaaaaataattaaatttaaatgaatgttttGCTTGATGGGTGTCTACTATTTACCTAGAAAAGAATTCTTATTTCATATTTCGAACATAGAAGAATTTCCcctatttaagaaaaaattgatgaataCATTAAAATGACAATACTGTTTTGTAGTAATATGGAGTATTTAGTGTTTCACGTCTATTTCACGTTCACGGAAGCTCCAAGGAAGTTTGGTGGCAGCAGGGACTATCCAATTTTTGATTGGAGCAACAGGATTAGTCAGCCTCCTTCTGAAATTCATCGGACCAATCACAATCGTTCCAACACTTCTTCTGATTACCGTTTTTCTCGTCAGAGCATGTGTTAAATTTGCTTCCGTTAATTGGGGCATAGCGTTAATGTGAgttgaaacaattaaataattttatttaatttcatacaatCAGATGGCTATTTTGGAAGTCACTGACTACTTTTATGTTGTTGAAGGGTAGCAGCAGTATCACTGATACTGTCGCTCTATCTAAGCCATCACAACACCCCAATTCCAATGTGGACGAGAAAGAGAGGTTTTCATATCCTGTGGTTTCCATTACACCAAGTATATTCGGTAGGTTTTCATAGATATACGGCCAATTGCATGCATGATTCATTctaatatttttagaaaaaggtTTCTATCTagcaaatttaaatttattgtattgTCGAGCCTTAGCCAGAAAATGATTAACAGTAACAGCAATTCATACTTCAAATCAGCATGTCATCTCGTACTTAGTATTGCGATGCAATGTCGAAatcatacttacatgtatatgtaaggGTATTCAAGTCGCGTCGAACACAGGATAAACCagtattcaaaaataaagttaaaacctttctttcaaaaatgaaatcagaTTTAAGAAATGAGATTTTAGCtgcaaggtacatgtaaataatcaaaatattaaaaccaAACATCACATTGTGTATTTCACGTAAAGCAATGTTCCTATACCTATTCCTGGGTTTTTAGATCCTTATTGGGATTCTAGTTGGTTGGTTTGTGTGTGGTGTAATGACAGTGGCAGGTACGTTTAGTCCTGATGACAAGTTGGCGAGAACAGACACTGGCTTGGACGCCATTAGAAAAGCTGATTGGTTCCGGCTACCATACCCAGGTATTTCTGCTAATCAACTACTCAATTATTTGACAACATGCCCTGATCACATTTAATGAGAAATAATGACATTgtatacattgaatttgattttcaaCTGCTAAATTGAATTTTACGAACTTTTCAGGTCAGTTCGGTTCCATTTCGTTCAGTGCGAGCatttttatgggattttttatAGGAACTATTATGTCTATTCTCGATTCTATTGGGGACTACTACGCATGCGCCAAAATATGCAATCTTCCTCCTCCACCAGCACATTGTGTAAATCGAGGGATAGCCATTGAGGGATTTTGTAGCCTTATCGCGGGCTTCCTTGGTTGTGGACATGCTACGACAACGTATGGAGGAAACATTGGTGCAATTGGCGTGACAAAGGTTAAAAATCATTGCAtcgtatattaatatatttggtCAACGATGTTTCATTCTTAACCAGCCCATGTTATGTCCTCGCAATAAATGATTTGCTTTCGTCAttacattaattattttacaataagACTTTGTTATAAAAGTGTATTTTGTCGATAATTATTCATTGACAACATTAAAATTATCTTGTCTTTGCATAATTGCTTTTCCATCTTCTTTCTAAAATTATCCTGTTTTCATAATTTGCTTTTTCATCTTCTACGTAGGTAGCCAGTA
This region includes:
- the LOC117689911 gene encoding solute carrier family 23 member 1 isoform X4 — protein: MGTAEENGLEAKYERDNYVEKGTGFETGKMIKDEEKNNLVVEIETDPKQHILYKAGDHPPIYLTIFCGFQHTLVSLSNVMAVSLLVSDVTCANLDDDIKSTLLSSTMLMSGVCTVMMCLLGSRLPLFQGAASEFLIPLLAMQVLDKSKCDFPAKIYIDTNSTITNTSGIHLDQHSEFILKNIRECFTSISRSRKLQGSLVAAGTIQFLIGATGLVSLLLKFIGPITIVPTLLLITVFLVRACVKFASVNWGIALMVAAVSLILSLYLSHHNTPIPMWTRKRGFHILWFPLHQVYSILIGILVGWFVCGVMTVAGTFSPDDKLARTDTGLDAIRKADWFRLPYPGQFGSISFSASIFMGFFIGTIMSILDSIGDYYACAKICNLPPPPAHCVNRGIAIEGFCSLIAGFLGCGHATTTYGGNIGAIGVTKVASRDVFIATGVIYFIFGIIGKISAVFLTIPYPVLGGALIVMFGMFNGVVLSNLQVVSLSSTRNLAIMGTAILFGFMIPYWLETNPDAIQTGTLKERGIEAWQIMIDDKADNMKEFDGDVTIYDIPLPRYLKKSKVFRRLPFIPPVRE
- the LOC117689911 gene encoding solute carrier family 23 member 1 isoform X1, with the protein product MGTAEENGLEAKYERDNYVEKGTGFETGKMIKDEEKNNLVVEIETDPKQHILYKAGDHPPIYLTIFCGFQHTLVSLSNVMAVSLLVSDVTCANLDDDIKSTLLSSTMLMSGVCTVMMCLLGSRLPLFQGAASEFLIPLLAMQVLDKSKCDFPAKIYIDTNSTITNTSGIHLDQHSEFILKNIRECFTSISRSRKLQGSLVAAGTIQFLIGATGLVSLLLKFIGPITIVPTLLLITVFLVRACVKFASVNWGIALMVAAVSLILSLYLSHHNTPIPMWTRKRGFHILWFPLHQVYSILIGILVGWFVCGVMTVAGTFSPDDKLARTDTGLDAIRKADWFRLPYPGQFGSISFSASIFMGFFIGTIMSILDSIGDYYACAKICNLPPPPAHCVNRGIAIEGFCSLIAGFLGCGHATTTYGGNIGAIGVTKVASRDVFIATGVIYFIFGIIGKISAVFLTIPYPVLGGALIVMFGMFNGVVLSNLQVVSLSSTRNLAIMGTAILFGFMIPYWLETNPDAIQTGSVTSDGVIKMLLVNPNLCAGVVACFLDNTVKGTLKERGIEAWQIMIDDKADNMKEFDGDVTIYDIPLPRYLKKSKVFRRLPFIPPVRE